In Amphiura filiformis chromosome 1, Afil_fr2py, whole genome shotgun sequence, the following are encoded in one genomic region:
- the LOC140160031 gene encoding uncharacterized protein → MKEYIVNTEVACRQLAPAKAQSLRADVVKCLRKSKVPPCNIKKGEQKALFDLQKDENITILPADKGRATVVLNTSDYEDKMESLLNDQTTYQKLAKDPTPAYKRELIGIIREWQHSDPIPQDIKHKIYPTTEEVPKVYGTPKIHKPEAPLRPIVSSIGSLSYNAAKVLANILSPLVGKTEHHIHNSGEFVEKVKNLEVPPGQKLISYDVSALFTSIPVPDAIQGQIGERRYAKGSHPPQN, encoded by the coding sequence ATGAAAGAATACATTGTAAACACGGAAGTAGCATGTCGCCAACTCGCCCCAGCTAAAGCTCAAAGCTTACGAGCGGATGTTGTTAAGTGTCTTCGCAAATCCAAAGTGCCGCCGTGTAACATCAAGAAAGGTGAGCAGAAAGCTCTGTTTGACTTGCAAAAAGATGAAAATATTACGATCTTACCGGCCGACAAAGGTCGTGCCACTGTAGTCCTTAATACCAGTGACTATGAAGATAAGATGGAGTCTTTGCTCAATGATCAAACCACATACCAAAAGCTAGCCAAAGACCCCACGCCAGCATACAAACGTGAGCTTATTGGTATAATACGCGAATGGCAACACAGTGATCCCATTCCTCAAGACATTAAACACAAAATCTACCCCACAACTGAGGAAGTCCCTAAAGTCTATGGCACTCCCAAAATTCACAAACCGGAAGCTCCTCTCCGACCCATAGTGTCTAGCATTGGCAGTCTGAGTTACAATGCAGCCAAAGTACTTGCCAATATCCTCAGTCCCTTAGTAGGTAAAACTGAACACCACATCCACAACAGTGGTGAGTTCGTGGAAAAAGTTAAGAACTTGGAAGTACCTCCAGGGCAGAAGTTGATATCATATGATGTCTCTGCCCTTTTCACGAGCATTCCCGTACCAGACGCGATTCAGGGACAAATTGGAGAAAGACGCTACGCTAAAGGATCGCACCCCCCTCAAAATTAA